The DNA region GTTCCGGCTGTCGAGCGCCTTTACCTCGCCCTCCGAGAGATTGTCGGCTTCGTCGCGGCTGCCAATCGCATGAAGCGCATCCCAGCTGCCCAGATCCGACCATCCCATCGCCGTCGGCACGACGGCGACACGCGCGGCTTTTTCCAGGACGGCGTAGTCAATCGAGTCCGCGGGAATGGCGGCAAAGGCGTCAGCGTCGGGATCGATGCGCCGGCCTTCCCGCGTTGCCGACGCCAGCGCGGCCTCGACAGCAGTCAGCATTGCCGGGGCATGCAGGCGCATGGCCTCGAGAAAGGCATCGGCGCGCAGGAGGAATATGCCGGCGTTCCAGCAGTGACCGCCTTCAGCGATCATCCGGGCAGCGCGGTCGCTATCGGGCTTCTCGACGAAGCGATCGACCTGATGAACGCCTTGGCAGATCGCTTCGCCGCAGCGGATGTAGCCATAGCCCGTCTCGGGATGGTCCGGCGTGATGCCGAAGGTGACGAGCCATCCGGCGGCCGCCTGCGGCGCCGCGCGTTCTATCGCGGCGGCGAAAGCTGGAACATCGGCGATGACATGATCGCTGGGCATAACAAGGAGCAGCGCGTCCGGACTGGGCGCCTCGAGCGCCGCCATCGCGATAGCAGGCGCCGTATTGCGACCGACGGGCTCGAAGATGAGCCGGGCGGGCATGCAGTGGATGGCGCGCAATTGCTCGCCGAGCAGCGCGTCGTGACCGCGATTGGCGATCAGGATCGGTGCCTGGACAAGGCCTGCGGCGCGAGCACGCCGAACTGTCTGCTGGAGCAGGCTCTCCTCGCCGGCGAGCGCAATGAATTGCTTGGGGCTGGCCGCGGTCGAAATCGGCCAGAGGCGCGTACCGGACCCGCCGGACAGGATAACAGGAATAATCGAGCGCATATCCGAGCCACTTTTCCTGGGCAGCACGCACGAGGAGGCTGCGCGCAATCCTGTAAGAAAGCCCGGAAATCCCTCTCGCTATGCTGAATAATGATGAGGTGACAGGGCCGGCCGCGCCGGCCCTGTCGGTGGAGGATCAGTAGTCCATGGCCGGCATGGGCGCGGCCTTCTCATCCTTGGGTAGCTCGGCGACCAGCGCTTCGGTCGTGATGAGCAGGGATGCGACCGAGGCCGCATCCTGCAGCGCGGTGCGCACGACCTTGGCGGGATCGATGACACCCGACTTCACCAGGTCCTCATACTGGCCGCTCGCGGCGTTGAAGCCCCAGTTATAGTCGTCGCTTTCGAGCAGCTTGCCTACGATGAACGCGCCGTCCTCACCGGCATTGTCGCAGATCTGGCGCACCGGCGCGCGCAGGGCGCGGCGAATGATGTCGATACCGGACTGCTGGTCGTCATTGGCTGCCTTGAGGCCGTCGAGCGCCTTCAACGCGCGGAGCAGCGCGATGCCGCCGCCCGGCAGAATGCCTTCCTCGACAGCGGCGCGGGTCGCGTGCAGCGCGTCGTCAACCCGGTCCTTCTTCTCCTTGACCTCGACCTCGGTCGCGCCGCCCACGCGGATCACGGCAACGCCGCCGGCAAGCTTGGCCACGCGCTCCTGGAGCTTCTCGCGGTCATAGTCGCTGGTGGTCGTCTCGATCTGCGCCCGGATCTGCGCCACACGGGCGTCGATCTCCTCGCGCGCGCCGGCGCCATCGACGACCGTGGTGTTGTCCTTGTCGATGATGACCTTCTTGGCGCGGCCGAGCATGCCGAGCGTGACGTTCTCGAGCTTGGTGCCGAGTTCCTCGCTGACCACGCTGCCGGCGGTGAGAACCGCGATGTCCTCAAGCATGGCCTTGCGACGATCGCCAAAGCCCGGCGCCTTGACGGCCGCGACCTTGAGGCCGCCGCGCAGCTTATTGACGACGAGCGTGGCGAGCGCTTCGCCTTCCACGTCCTCGGCGATGATGAGCAGCGGCCGGCCCGACTGCACCACCTGCTCGAGCAGCGGAATGAGCGCCTGGAGGTTCGAAAGCTTCTTCTCGTGGATGAGGATGTAGGGATCCTCGAGCTCGACCTTCAGTTTCTCGGCGTTGGTCACGAAGTAAGGCGAGAGATAGCCGCGATCGAACTGCATGCCCTCGACGGTCTCGAGTTCGGTCGCGAGGCTCTTGGCCTCTTCGACGGTGATGACACCCTCATTGCCGACCTTTTCCATCGCTTCTGCGAGGATAGTGCCCACTTCGGCATCGCCATTGGCCGAGATGGTCGCGACCTGGGCGATCTCGCTGTTGGCCGAGACCTTCTTCGCGTGCGCCTTGAGGTCCTCGACGACCGTCGTCACGGCGAGGTCGATGCCGCGCTTCAGGTCCATGGGATTCATCCCTGCCGCGACCGCCTTCGAGCCTTCGCGCACGATGGACTGGGCCAGCACGGTGGCGGTGGTCGTGCCGTCACCGGCCTTGTCGTTCTGCTTGTTGGCGACCTCACGCAGCATCTGTGCGCCCATATTCTCGAACTTGTCCTTCAGTTCGATTTCCTTGGCGACGGTGACGCCGTCCTTGGTGATGCGCGGCGCGCCGAAGCTCTTCTCGATGACCACATTGCGGCCCTTGGGACCGAGCGTCACCTTGACGGCGTTGGCCAGCGTATCGACGCCGCGCAGCATGCGATCGCGCGCGTCCGAGGCGAACTTCACTTCCTTGGCAGCCATCTGCCTAACTCCTTTCCTTTGTCCTTCCTGATTTCGAGGGACGGGGCGGCCCGTCAGGCCGCCTGCTTGAGCTCGGCGACGGGCTCGATGATGCCGAGGATGTCGCTCTCCTTCATGATGAGCAGATCCTCGCCATCGATGCGAACCTCGCTGCCCGACCACTTGCCGAACAGCACCCGGTCGCCGGTCTTCACCGTGGTGTCGGTGAGCTTTCCGTTTTCGTCGCGAGTGCCTGGACCGACCGCGAGGACTTCACCCTCCTGCGGTTTTTCCTTGGCGGTGTCGGGGATGATGATGCCGCCCGAGGTCTTCTCCTCGGCTTCGATGCGGCGAACAAGCACACGGTCGTGCAAAGGGCGGAAATGCATGGGCAAAGCCTCCGGTTGCAAAACAAGAATGATGATCCCCGCCGTTCATCGGAACGACAGGTTCCCGGGAACTAAGAAGCTCAATTTGCCCCTTCAAGACCCTCATGAAAATTTTTTGGCACTCAATGGAACGGAGTGCCAATCGCGTCGATCTCAATGGCTTAGAGATGAAAAAACGTCTTGACGCGACTCCGCATCGTACCAAAATCTGGAGGGTGCGGATGAGGATGTCCGCCACGAAAGACAGGAAAGGAGGCTGACTATGTCGCAACCATTTTCCCGTTTTCTTCATCCCTTCGACGTCGCGCACCATCCTGATCTGGAGCCCGAGGTCAAACGCGCCATCCTGGCGTCGTGGGCATCGGACAGATCGGCCGTGCGCGACAAGCCAGCGCTGCGAAAGCCGCGCGGTGCCAAACGCGCCGTGCCGATCGACGAAGTGCTCGCGGCCATGCGCACGCTGGACGAGGGGGATTCAGGTCAAACCAGCTTGCAATGAGCGACCGCGGTTTTCTGGCGCAGCTGCAGGGCTACGGCATGACAACGGCGGAAATTCACTATTACCGCCCTGACGCGCCGTCACTCCTGCAGCTCTTTGTCTGGCAGGAATATGATCTCGCGTCCGACTTTCCAGTGTTGTTCGACTTCCTGGACCATTGGCGGCGCGAGATCACCGCCGCCCTGCATTCCGTGCGGATCGCCCATGAGCAGCTGATCCGACCCACCGAATGGAGCGCGGTCGACGGGATACTCTCGATACGATGAAACAGGCGCTGATCCATAGGCTCAAGGGCCGGGGCAAGGGTGTCCGCCTCACCTTGCCCTTCGACGATATCATGGAGTTCGCGATTGCGTTGCTGACGGTTGGTCCCGAGGACCTGGAGGCGCTGGGCTGGACCTTCGCTGATCGCAAGCGCTTCCTGGATCATTTTCTTGCGTCCGGTCGGGCCGCGCAGGGCGTCGCTCCTGAGCATCTCGGGCAAAAATCCATCGAAATCGTGGTGCCGCGCAAGGATCTCGATCGCCTGCATCGATTTGCGGTACGCGAACTGCCCAAGGCGGCCAGCAATGCCGCCATGCTCGACCGGGTGATCCGCGCGCTCGATCAGGCCGCGCAGCGCCAGGATGCCGGCAAAAGGCGAACGCCCGGGAAATCCTGACGACGTCGCCACTTCATTCACCATCCAATGAAAGGAGACATTCCATGCGTTATCAGCTGTTTCGCGACGACGACCATAGCCAGCGGGTCGCTGAGAGCGATGAATTCCAAAGCGAGTTCAAAGCGACCGAATGGGCGCGCGCGTGGGTGAAAACCAACGGCGATCACGATCGCTACCGCTTCCAGCAGGTGGACGGCGGCCGGCCCATGCTCTTGCTGAAGACCGTTGCCGGACAATGGTATGTGATGCCGCTCGCCGAGCAGGTTGCGGCATAGCCGATCTGGCCGGGTCCGCGCCCTTCCCCTCTCGCACCGGGCCTCGCCGTGGATTAGGCTTTCCAAGCGCCATGGTTCCCGGTGCGCCACAGCCACAGGCTCTTCTCGAGCCACAAGCGGACGACATGATGCCCGAACCCTATCGTTCAACGCCAGTGTTCGATCAGGACACAATCCCCTCCGGACTGCGCGGCAATCATCGAACCAAGGCGGGGGTTTGGGGCGTCATCCGCGTCCTGGAAGGCGCCCTGTGTCTCACCTATGTCGAGCCGCGATCCGAAATCGTTCTCGAACCGCGTGTCGTGGGCGTCGTGAAACCCGAGCAGGAGCATTTTGTCACGCCGCTGGGCAACGTGCGGATGCAGGTCGACTTCTACAATGAACCACCCCATGGGTGAGGCTGTGCCCAACTTCCAGAGTCCTTGGTATGCTTGAGCGCGGCAGGGCCGCTTTCAGGGTCCGATGCCGATCCGCGCCAGGGCCTGCGTCAAATCGCCTTGCCGGAAGGATTTGGTCAGGCGCGCGAGATCGGGGTCGATGCTGTCTGAATCGGCGTAGCCCGAGATGATGAGCACCGGCATCGGCTGACGCGCGCGAAGCGCCCGCGCCAGTTCGGTCCCCGTCATGCCGGGCATCAGATGATCGGTCATCAGAAGATCTGGCGTGAGACCCTCGTCCACCAACCGCAGCGCGGCCGCGCCGCAATTGGCCTCGATCACGCGATAGCCCATTTCGGTGAGCATATCGGCGGTTATCGTGCGGATCAGGTCTTCGTCGTCGACGAGCAAGACCATTCCGATCTCCCGTCGCTCGGGTGCTTGGGTGTTCGATACCGGCGCCGTGCAAGGCTCTTGCGGCGCAAGCGGCAGCCACAAGTCGATGCAGGTGCCCGACCCCGGCTGGCTTTTGATGCCCATGTGTCCGCCGAGCTGGGCCGCCAGGCCATGGACCATCGACAAGCCGAGCCCCGTGCCTTTGCCAACGCCCTTGGTCGAGAAGAAGGGCTCGATTGCGCGCGCGAGGGTCTCCTCATCCATCCCGGTACCGGTGTCGGCGACCGAGAGCCGCACGCGCGGCGCTCCTGCCTCACCCCGCGCGTTCGCCTCGAAGGTCACGCCGAGGGTCAAGGTGCCGCCGCCTGGCATTGCGTCACGCGCGTTGACTGCGAGGTTCAGCAGCGCCATCTCGAGCTGGTTCGCATCCGCCAACGCGCGGGGCGTGGTTTCATCCACGTCGAGGCGGACCTCAATCTGCGGGCCTGCGGTGGTTTCGATGAGGTCGGCCATGCCCTGGACCAAAGCTGCGACGTCGACGGCGACCGGCTTGAGCGGCTGCCTCCGGGCAAAAGCGAGCAGCCTCTGCACCAGCGTTTTTGCCCGTTCCGCGGAGGCGAGCGCTCCGGCAATCGTGGGCTTGGCGCGGTCATCGCCAATCCCCCGCCGCTCAAGCATGTCCAGGCCGCCGATGATGGGCGTCAGCAAATTGTTGAAGTCGTGCGCAACGCCCCCGGTCAGCGTTCCCATCGCTTCGAGCTTCTGGGCATGGCGCAGCTGTTCATGGGCCTGGTTGAGCGCCGCGGTTCGTTCGGCGACGCGGGCCTCCAAGGTCTCGTTAAGATCGCGCAGCCGTGCCTCGCTGATCTTGAGCGCTCGGGTGCTCTCCTCGGCTCGTTCGCGCGCCGCGACCAGATCCCGCTCATAGGATCTGCGATCGGTCGCATCGACGAGCATGACCCGCGTACCGACAGGTCGGCCCTCCACATCCACTCGCCGCCATTCCGTCAGGACCGGCAAGCGCCGGCCTTCAGCGCATCTCAGATCAATGGCGACCTGCCGGACGACGCCCTCCCTGTGAAGAAGCGGCGACACATGGGTCTCGGAAAAAAATCCGACCGGCCGGCGTCAGCACATCCTGGATTTTCCGACCGACCACATCGGCTTTGCCGACTCCCAGCCATGACAATAGCGTCGCGTTGATCCTGACAACGCGCAGCCGGCTGTCGAGCGTCACATAACCGCACGGGGCATGATCGTAGAGATCGTCGAGCGTTTCTTCGGGAGGCTGATCGTCGGGTGGCGGCTCGGACACTAGGGGCGCCTCAGCTATCCAGAAACTGGCGCATCGCCTCGATGGTCTCGGCCGGCGCGCTCATGTGCGGACAATGGCCGGTAGCCGCCATGATATGTAGCTGCGCATTGGGCATTCGCGCCGCCACATACTGCCCGACCTCTTCGGGGGCGACCATATCGCTCATCGTTTGGAGGACGAGGGTCCGGGTTTCGCATTTTGGTAAATCGGAGCGGTGGTCCGAAAGAAACGTCACGCGCGGGAAATGGGCCGCGATGCTGGGATCGGTGCGGCAGAAACTCTCGCCCAGATCAGAACCGAGCTCGGGCCTGTCGGGATTGCCCATGATGGCGCGGGATCCGTCACGCGCCCATTCGAGAAAGTTGCTGTCGATCACCTCAAGCAGTTCATCCAGGTCCTGGCGCGAAAATCCGCCCTTGTAGCCGGGCTCGTCGACATAGCAGGGCGAGGGACACACCATGATGAGGGAGGCGAAGCGATCCGGCTGCTCGATCGCGGCAAGCATACCCATCATCCCCGCGACCGAATGACCCGCAAAGATGACGTCGGAAAGGTCGAGTGCGTCCAGAACCTCCAGAATGTCGCGCTTCTAACCGTGCAGGCTGCTATATTTTTCTGGATCGAAGCCGGAAAGGTCCGACTGGCCCGCGCCGACATGATCGAAGGCGACCGTCCGGTACTCGGTCGAAAAGGCGGGAATGACGTCCTTCCAGGCCTGTTGGTCGCACCCGAAGCCATGGGCAAATACAATTGTGCGACGGCCGCTGCCAGAGACGGTCACATTGTTTCGCTGAAGCACGCTCATTCGTTCCGCACCAACTCCGTCCGTTATTTCCGGTGGCTTATATCTTCGTACATGCGCGGCGCGGGTGCAAGAACTTGCGAGCCTTGGCCGCCGCGACCGGTCTGGTCCGTGGACGAATGGTTGGCCTGCGCGACCCATTCTCCTATAGCGGGCACGCGGATCGCCCGTACATGATCGGGCGTTAACCTCCCCAGGGGTATTTGCATGCAGTCTGCTGGCCACAATGCCCGATCCTGAGACCTTGCGCCGCAGCCGCGCAGCACCTGATGATCTGGATTGTCTGGTGATCGGAGGTGGGCCCGCGGGCCTCACGGCGGCGATCTATCTCGCCCGCTTCCATTTGCGGGTCGTGATCGCCGACGCCGGCGCCAGCCGGGCCGGCCTCATCCCCCTCACCCGTAATCACGCCGGCTTTCCCGAGGGTATTGCCGGGGCGGACCTCCTTGCTCGCATGCGCGAGCAGGCTCTTCGCTATGGCGCGACGCTCGCCCAGACCTCGATCGCGCGGCTGGAGCGGGCCGGAGACGATTTCGTGGCCCATGGCGAAACGAACGCGTTCAGGAGCCGGACCGTGCTGCTGGCCACTGGCGTTTCGAACCATCGGCCCCCAATGGATGAGGCGATGCACGCCCGGGCGCTCGAGCAGGGATTGCTGCGTTACTGTCCGATCTGCGACGGCTTTGAAGTGACCGATCAGCGCGTCTGCGTTCTGGGGACTGGCGAGCGCGGGGTGAAGGAGGCGATCTTCCTGCGCAGCTATTCCCGCGACCTGTCTCTGATCGCTCCGGCCGGCGCGCATGATCTGTCCGACGAGCAGAGAATGGCGCTGCGCGATGCCGGAATCGCCGTCGTGGACGGGCCCTGCGCCAGCTTCGCGATCGGGGAGAACGCCATCGAGGTCGCGACGCCCGCCGGCACGCAGACTTTCGCGAGCCTCTATCCTGCGCTTGGATCGACGATCCATTCTGAGCTGGCGGTCGATCTCGGCGCCAAGGCAACGGACGATGGCTGCCTGGTGGTGGACAGCCACCAGCGCACCAGCGTGCCGGGCCTCTATGCGGCCGGCGACGTCGTCCTGGGGCTCGACCAGATCAGCCATGCAATGGGCGAAGGGGGAGTCGCAGCGACCACCATTCGCAACGACCTTGCGGAGCGCTCGCCGCTTCGCCGATAACCCCTGACCGTTCTTTGAGGGGACGGGCCCCTTTCAGCCGTCCTTGCCGCCCGAAATGACCGTGAACGGTGCCCCCTCGATGCCGCAGTTGCGGATCGCCTCCACGAACCCTTCCGTCATGAATCCCTCATAGCCCGGGACCAGATGGCCGCATTCCTCAACAAGATCGCCAAGGCTATCGGGACTATGGCGGCCCGACAGGAGCGCATCGCGGGCGAAGGCGCCCTGCAGCCGGATGAGATCGCGCCTGAGGTCCTGGACCACCGTGGCCAAAGCGTCGAGATCTTCCTGGGCCATGCACCGCTATAGCGCTTTACCGTAGCATTCGACAGCGTAATAAAATTTCTCTCGTCCGGGCCGCAGCCGCCCGGGGCGGGGAACACCGCGATGAAGAACGAACATGTCGATACCGATCTTGGGCAGTACCATGCTGCCAAGGCTCTGCTCGCGCTCGCTCAGGCTGAAGACCGTGCCGCCGCTGCTGCTGCTTCGCCCGGTGAGCGCGGGCCATGCCGCGGCCTGCTGGATGGCGCTTCAGGAAATGTGGCGCCTCCTCTCCGGCCTGCCTGCCAAAGAGACGCTTCACTGACCAGATATCGAGCGACCCCTCCTGCAGACTTTCCTCGCCTCGCATTGTGGCGAGACGCCGCGGGACGGGCGGCCATCGTCAGGGGAGCAAGCGGACTGAGCTTTCGTGGAAGGAGAGCCAGCGCGCCCGCAGCGTTTCCGCGCTCGAACCGGTCCCCGCCATTCCGGCATAGCCCGCGCCGACGATCGCGGCCAGGAACAGAAATGTCTTCATGCCGGCTTTTCTTCCGCCGAAACCGTGCCGCGCAGCGCTACGATATGATCGCGTAGCGGTTCGTAGAGCGGCCAGTCGAAGGATAATCCCGCCTCGTCGCCGGCGACCCAGCGTACTGTCGCGGGAATACCCTCCAGGCCTTCCAGGCGAAGGGTTACCATTTGTGCGGGAGCGACCCGCTGGCCCCTGGTCACCAGGCAGCAGCCGCCCCGCGACAGGTTGGAGACGTGCCCGGCGATCTTGCTGCGGAATGTTCGGCAGACGGCCGTGGCCGCAATCGCCTCACGCGGAAACTGTCTTTCATCGCTCTTGCCGGCCGCATGGTTCACATGTCGCCCCCCGTACGGCCCTGTCTGCGCCAGCTGTGTAAAGGATCGGTGAAGGGCGCCCTTTCCGCGCAGAATTGGCCTTGCCGGGCGGTCAGGACGCGGCGGCGACTTCGACGGTCTGGCTGTTCAGGACGGCGCGGCCATAAGCGGTGAGGAACGCGACGTCGGCTGCATCCCGGCCCACGCCGATCTTGGCAATTGCGGCTTCCTGCGCCATGCCGGTTGCATCGACCAGATGCCATTCGCCGCCCAGGAACACCTCTGCCACCGCATGAAAATCCTGGGGCTCGACGCCGAGCGCATAGACGCTGGCGATACGCGCCGGGATCCCCGCGGCCCGCACCAGGGTGATCAGAACATGGGCATAGTCGCGGCAGATGCCCTGCCGGCGAATGAAGGTGTCGGCGGCGGTTGTGTCCGACGTACTGGCGCCCGGCACATAGCTGAAGTGGCCATGGACCCAATCGCGCATGGCAATGACTTTCTGGCCGCCCTCCAGACTATCGAATTCAGCGCAGACGAAGGACTGGAACTGGTCGGACGGACAATAGCGCGAGGGCATCAGATATTGTGCGGTTTCGCCCGGCAACTGGTGGGGCGGGATCGCTGGCAGCGCCAGGCAATCGTCGAGGATTCGGTTGATCGAAACCGTCGCATGGTAGTCGACGCGCAGTTCGCTGCCGACGCGCACCCAGATCCGCTCCCCGATCATATCGTGCGCGGCGACACGCGCGAAATGATCCGTCTCCGACAGGTCGATGTGCGCTTCCTCGATCGATTGCTCGGGGATCGCCGCGGCTTCGAGCTGCAGGAGGACGTCTGTCGGCCGGTCGAACCGATAGTCGAGCTGGGCATGAATGGCGATCTCCATCAGGATCCTTCGCGTAGCAAGGCGCAGCCCTGCACGACGCGCGGGATGGCTCTCACGAAACACGCCCTTGCTTCCTACGTTCCTGCCGGCGCACCGCGACCCTCGCGAAAACGTCGCCCCTTCGTTTCCGGTGCGCAGCCCCTATCTCTGGGGCCATGTTGAAAAGCTTGATGGTAGCGGCCCGAGATCGGGACCGCCTTGCCGAGGTCACCGGGGTCCTGGCGCGCTATGGCCTCGACACGGCGATCGACCGGCTCGGCCTGGGCGGAAAGGATGCCCTTTCGGGCGAGGCAGCGGCGCTGCCCGCACGCACACGGCTGGCGCTGGAGGAATTGGGTCCCACCTTCGTCAAGCTCGGGCAAATTCTCGCCACGCGCAGCGATCTTCTTCCTCCCGACTGGATCACCGAATTGGAGCGGCTTCACAGCCAGGCGGCGACCCTCCCGTTCGAAATGGTGCGGCCCACCATCGAGGAGGCTTTGGGAGAACCTGTCGGCAAGGCGTTCGCCGCGTTCGATCCCGAGCCGCTTGCCGCCGCTTCGATGGCGCAGGTCCACCGCGCCCACCTGCACGATGGTCGCGCCATCGTCCTCAAGGTCCGGCGGCCCGGCATCCGTCCCCGCATGGAAGCGGATCTGCGCCTCATCGCCGAGTTCGCGGCGGTACTCGAGCGGGCCAGTGCGGAAATCCGGCGCTTTGCGCCCACCGCGCTCGTCCAACAGCTCGCTTCCGCAATCCTGGAGGAACTCGACTTCACCAACGAGGCCCGCAATGCCGACCGCTTGCGCGCCGATCTCGCCGGCAACGCGCAGGTCGTCATTCCCCGGATCCACTGGGAATGGACCTCGGAAACGCTGCTCGCCATGGACTATATCGAAGGGGTCGCGCCGCGCTCGGCAGAGGCCCTCGTCCAGGCGGACATCGATCCCCACGCGATCGCATCGCTCGGCGCCCAGGTCGTGCTCGACATGGTCCTTCTCACCGGGCGGTTCCATGCCGATCCCCACCCCGGCAATCTCCTGTGCTTGCCCGGAAACCGCCTCGCCTTGCTGGATCTAGGCCTGATTGGCCATGTCAGCCCCCGGCGCCGGGAAGAGCTTTTGCGCTTCGTCCAGGCTATCAATATCGGAGATCCGCAGGCCTTGGCGGAGACGCTCGCCCTATGGTCCGCCGGTGAGAGCCCGCCTCGCGAGCGGCTCCTTCTGGCGGCCGAACAGCTTGTCGCCCGCCATGGCGGCATGCGCCTGGTGCTCGCCACCCTGGTCAACGATTTTTTCGCGCTCATGCGGCAGGAGCGGCTGACCGTCCTGCCCGACCTGCTGCTTATCTTCAAGGCACTGGTGACGCTCGATGGCGTGCTCGCCAACATCGCCCCCGGCTTCGACCTGACCCTTGCCCTGCGGCAGGCTGCCGGGCGCATCGTTGCCTCGCGGCTCGATCCCGCTGCCTGGACCCCGGTACTCCAAGGTCTGCTGCTCGAGATCACAAGGATCGGGCAGGATGGCCCGCGGCTGCTGAGGCTGATCATCGAGCGGCTGGAGCGCGATCAGTTCATCCCTCTGCAGCGTGGGGGCACGGAGATCGCCGCGGCCGGGCGGTGGATCGCGGGCGCCATTGTCGCAGGATCCCTCATCCTCGCGACCGCTCTGGCGCTTTTCTAAGGCGACCCGATGGAGGCTCGCCGCTTCGCGGCTGCCTTTTCAGGCGGCCGAGAGGGGGTCTTCGATCACGCGGAGCAATTCGCGATGGTCGACCGGCTTCGAGACAAAGACAGCATCGTTGGGCAACGCGCCTTGCTCAGGCCGAACGGCGCCTGAGGAAACGATAAGAGCGATGGGAGGATAGGCATCGCGAATATAGCGCGCCAGGCGCAAGCCATCCATCGATCCGGGCATCTGGATATCGGTGACGACGATCCGGATCGAGGGCAGCGCCTGCAGGACCTCAAGAGCCTAGGCGGCGTTGGAAGCCTCCTCAACCGTATAGCTCTCGCCCTCCAGGAGATCGACAAGGATCATCCGGAGCACCGGAATATCTGCGGGTCGAGCGTGACCCGCCAGTCCGCGGCCAACCCGATGAGCGCTCCAAGTCCAATCTGAAACAACGGCCGGGGCAAGGGCAAGGGCAGCATTCGGGACAGTATGCCGCTCAGGATCACCGCGAGCAGCAAAAGCAAGACGATCGAGATGACTTCCAACAGGGTTCCTCTTTCTTAGCGCCAGGCAGGCT from Sphingobium yanoikuyae includes:
- a CDS encoding mannose-1-phosphate guanylyltransferase/mannose-6-phosphate isomerase, which produces MRSIIPVILSGGSGTRLWPISTAASPKQFIALAGEESLLQQTVRRARAAGLVQAPILIANRGHDALLGEQLRAIHCMPARLIFEPVGRNTAPAIAMAALEAPSPDALLLVMPSDHVIADVPAFAAAIERAAPQAAAGWLVTFGITPDHPETGYGYIRCGEAICQGVHQVDRFVEKPDSDRAARMIAEGGHCWNAGIFLLRADAFLEAMRLHAPAMLTAVEAALASATREGRRIDPDADAFAAIPADSIDYAVLEKAARVAVVPTAMGWSDLGSWDALHAIGSRDEADNLSEGEVKALDSRNCLFKSTGPRIAAIGVSDLIVVATGDTVLIAPRGRSQDVRRLAGQESPSATREAATAS
- a CDS encoding usg protein; its protein translation is MSDRGFLAQLQGYGMTTAEIHYYRPDAPSLLQLFVWQEYDLASDFPVLFDFLDHWRREITAALHSVRIAHEQLIRPTEWSAVDGILSIR
- a CDS encoding transglutaminase-like domain-containing protein, with protein sequence MEIAIHAQLDYRFDRPTDVLLQLEAAAIPEQSIEEAHIDLSETDHFARVAAHDMIGERIWVRVGSELRVDYHATVSINRILDDCLALPAIPPHQLPGETAQYLMPSRYCPSDQFQSFVCAEFDSLEGGQKVIAMRDWVHGHFSYVPGASTSDTTAADTFIRRQGICRDYAHVLITLVRAAGIPARIASVYALGVEPQDFHAVAEVFLGGEWHLVDATGMAQEAAIAKIGVGRDAADVAFLTAYGRAVLNSQTVEVAAAS
- a CDS encoding PAS domain-containing protein, with the translated sequence MSEPPPDDQPPEETLDDLYDHAPCGYVTLDSRLRVVRINATLLSWLGVGKADVVGRKIQDVLTPAGRIFFRDPCVAASSQGGRRPAGRH
- a CDS encoding NAD(P)/FAD-dependent oxidoreductase; the protein is MPDPETLRRSRAAPDDLDCLVIGGGPAGLTAAIYLARFHLRVVIADAGASRAGLIPLTRNHAGFPEGIAGADLLARMREQALRYGATLAQTSIARLERAGDDFVAHGETNAFRSRTVLLATGVSNHRPPMDEAMHARALEQGLLRYCPICDGFEVTDQRVCVLGTGERGVKEAIFLRSYSRDLSLIAPAGAHDLSDEQRMALRDAGIAVVDGPCASFAIGENAIEVATPAGTQTFASLYPALGSTIHSELAVDLGAKATDDGCLVVDSHQRTSVPGLYAAGDVVLGLDQISHAMGEGGVAATTIRNDLAERSPLRR
- a CDS encoding PilZ domain-containing protein, with the translated sequence MNHAAGKSDERQFPREAIAATAVCRTFRSKIAGHVSNLSRGGCCLVTRGQRVAPAQMVTLRLEGLEGIPATVRWVAGDEAGLSFDWPLYEPLRDHIVALRGTVSAEEKPA
- the groL gene encoding chaperonin GroEL (60 kDa chaperone family; promotes refolding of misfolded polypeptides especially under stressful conditions; forms two stacked rings of heptamers to form a barrel-shaped 14mer; ends can be capped by GroES; misfolded proteins enter the barrel where they are refolded when GroES binds), translating into MAAKEVKFASDARDRMLRGVDTLANAVKVTLGPKGRNVVIEKSFGAPRITKDGVTVAKEIELKDKFENMGAQMLREVANKQNDKAGDGTTTATVLAQSIVREGSKAVAAGMNPMDLKRGIDLAVTTVVEDLKAHAKKVSANSEIAQVATISANGDAEVGTILAEAMEKVGNEGVITVEEAKSLATELETVEGMQFDRGYLSPYFVTNAEKLKVELEDPYILIHEKKLSNLQALIPLLEQVVQSGRPLLIIAEDVEGEALATLVVNKLRGGLKVAAVKAPGFGDRRKAMLEDIAVLTAGSVVSEELGTKLENVTLGMLGRAKKVIIDKDNTTVVDGAGAREEIDARVAQIRAQIETTTSDYDREKLQERVAKLAGGVAVIRVGGATEVEVKEKKDRVDDALHATRAAVEEGILPGGGIALLRALKALDGLKAANDDQQSGIDIIRRALRAPVRQICDNAGEDGAFIVGKLLESDDYNWGFNAASGQYEDLVKSGVIDPAKVVRTALQDAASVASLLITTEALVAELPKDEKAAPMPAMDY
- the groES gene encoding co-chaperone GroES; amino-acid sequence: MHFRPLHDRVLVRRIEAEEKTSGGIIIPDTAKEKPQEGEVLAVGPGTRDENGKLTDTTVKTGDRVLFGKWSGSEVRIDGEDLLIMKESDILGIIEPVAELKQAA
- a CDS encoding DUF1971 domain-containing protein — its product is MMPEPYRSTPVFDQDTIPSGLRGNHRTKAGVWGVIRVLEGALCLTYVEPRSEIVLEPRVVGVVKPEQEHFVTPLGNVRMQVDFYNEPPHG
- a CDS encoding ATP-binding protein — translated: MLVDATDRRSYERDLVAARERAEESTRALKISEARLRDLNETLEARVAERTAALNQAHEQLRHAQKLEAMGTLTGGVAHDFNNLLTPIIGGLDMLERRGIGDDRAKPTIAGALASAERAKTLVQRLLAFARRQPLKPVAVDVAALVQGMADLIETTAGPQIEVRLDVDETTPRALADANQLEMALLNLAVNARDAMPGGGTLTLGVTFEANARGEAGAPRVRLSVADTGTGMDEETLARAIEPFFSTKGVGKGTGLGLSMVHGLAAQLGGHMGIKSQPGSGTCIDLWLPLAPQEPCTAPVSNTQAPERREIGMVLLVDDEDLIRTITADMLTEMGYRVIEANCGAAALRLVDEGLTPDLLMTDHLMPGMTGTELARALRARQPMPVLIISGYADSDSIDPDLARLTKSFRQGDLTQALARIGIGP